In a genomic window of Strix aluco isolate bStrAlu1 unplaced genomic scaffold, bStrAlu1.hap1 HAP1_SCAFFOLD_135, whole genome shotgun sequence:
- the MSL1 gene encoding male-specific lethal 1 homolog: MRSTAFRATEPPRGGGGTQQQQQQEEEEEEEEAEEGAAAAPPRPPPRRPREPPPLGAHKGRGGGVAAAAEQQRWAGLVPLAGGKQAGAGDAGTRPRYQAVLPGRGAGEGAAGPGAGPGPTEPGPPPPPPPPPPPPAEGKWKSGSRRGGMGAGGGSPGQAACLRQILLLQLDLIEQQQQQLQAKERQIEELKAERDTLLARIERMERRVQLVKKDSEREKHRIFQGFEVDEKPEAEACEKLPLECPQDLLEPPPTLQPKHFPYGRNGKGHKRKPTFGSAERKTPVKKLVSEFSKVKSKTPKHSPGKEESGGSLSETVCKRELRSQETPEKPRSLLETPLRASAPPKGPSAHPKEKGFFSGETDDLPYLSTTEMYLCRWHQPPPSPLPLREPSPKKEETVAIPSWRDHVVEPLRDPNPSDLLENLDDSVFSKRHAKLELDEKRRKRWDIQRIREQRILQRLQLRMYKRKGIQESEPEVTSFFPEPDDVESLLITPYLPVVAFGRPLPKLTPQNFELPWLDERSRCRLEMQKKQTPHRTCRK; encoded by the exons ATGAGGTCCACGGCCTTCCGGGCGACCgagccgccgcggggcgggggggggacccagcagcagcagcagcaagaggaggaggaggaggaggaggaggcggaggagggcgccgccgccgcccccccccgcccgccgccccgccggccccgggaaCCGCCGCCGCTGGGGGCACACaagggccgcggcggcggggtggcggcggcggcggagcagcAGCGCTGGGCCGGGCTAGTGCCGCTGGCCGGTGGCAAGCAGGCCGGCGCGGGGGATGCCGGCACCCGACCGCGCTACCAGGCGGTGCTGCCCGGGCGCGGCGCCGGggagggcgcggcggggccgggagcgggacCGGGGCCCACCGAGCCgggccctcctcctcctcctccgccgccgccgccgccgcccgccgaggGCAAGTGGAAGAGCGGCTCCCGGCGCGGCGGGATGGGGGCCGGCGGGGGCTCGCCGGGGCAGGCGGCCTGTCTGCGGCAGatcctgctgctccagctggacctcatcgagcagcagcagcagcagctgcaggccaAGGAGCGGCAGATCGAGGAGCTCAAGGCCGAGCGGGACACg CTCCTGGCACGGATCGAGCGCATGGAAAGGCGGGTGCAGCTGGTGAAGAAGGACAGCGAGCGGGAGAAGCACCGCATCTTCCAGGGCTTCGAGGTGGACGAGAAGCCGGAGGCGGAGGCGTGCGAGAAGCTGCCGCTGGAGTGTCCCCAGGACCTGCTGGAGCCCCCCCCGACCCTGCAGCCCAAGCACTTCCCCTACGGCAGGAACGGGAAAGGGCATAAAAG GAAGCCGACGTTTGGGAGCGCGGAGAGGAAGACGCCCGTTAAAAAACTGGTGTCCGAGTTCTCGAAAGTGAAGAGTAAAACTCCAAAACACTCCCCAGGCAAGGAGGAATCGGGCGGCTCGTTATCCGAAACTGTTTGTAAACGAGAACTGCGGAGCCAAGAGACTCCAGAAAAACCCAGGTCGCTCCTGGAGACCCCGCTCCGAGCCTCGGCCCCGCCGAAGGGCCCCAGCGCCCACCCCAAGGAAAAGGGCTTCTTCAGCGGCGAGACAGACGACCTGCCCTATCTCTCAACCACGGAAATGTACTTGTGCCGCTGGCACCAGCCGCCCCCATCGCCGCTGCCGTTGCGGGAGCCCTCCCCAAAGAAGGAGGAGACTGTAGCAA TTCCGTCTTGGAGGGACCATGTCGTGGAGCCCCTGAGAGACCCCAACCCCTCGGACCTCCTGGAG AACCTGGACGACAGCGTCTTTTCCAAACGGCACGCGAAGCTGGAGCTGGACGAGAAACGAAGGAAAAG GTGGGACATTCAGCGGATCAGGGAACAGAGAATCCTACAGCGGCTGCAGCTCCGAATGTACAAAAGGAAAGGGATTCAGGAGTCGGAGCCTGAAGTTACCTCATTTTTCCCTGAGCCAGATGATG TGGAAAGCTTGCTCATCACCCCTTACCTGCCTGTTGTCGCCTTTGGCCGGCCCTTACCAAAACTGACCCCGCA GAACTTCGAGCTGCCCTGGCTGGACGAGCGCAGCCGCTGCCGCCTGGAGATGCAGAAGAAGCAGACGCCGCACCGGACCTGCCGCAAGTAG
- the CASC3 gene encoding protein CASC3 isoform X3: protein MADRRRQRASQDSEDDSDSAASDSADSAASAARSRSASGSGSGSPRLPHRPPRGAAGALSAGPRGRGAESAAGGAAKSAPESECESEDGIEGDAVLSDYESAEDSEAEEEDYSEEESAKVELKQDSNDSCESAAKAEKGDEKPDSKGAVTGERQSGDGQESTEPVENKVGKKVPKHLDDDEDRKNPAYIPRKGLFFEHDLRGQTQEEEVRPKGRQRKLWKDEGRWEHDKFREDEQAPKTRQELIALYGYDIRSAHNPDDIKPRRMRKPRFGSPPQRDPNWSNERPNKPPRHQGADSTSAPPRTFTNRSSAGTGRMPPPRNYPRMGGYKETRPSYRASDANVQHLSRNGEQAKQETNYRAKRAEQTPPRDKSPEMEAAHVHSSPVKDEVALENQATAADAAQPPPDRPIEKKSYSRARRTRIKAGDAGKLADEVPASEGLAPAPPKPVQAETSPPPAKSSNWESPVEPSLDGLEQEMTQMNLTEQNWTPGQSQFIPPRELRGIPNHMHVGTGPPPQFNRMEEMAVQGGRVKRYSSQRQRPPVPEPAPPMHISIMEGHYYDPLQFQGPIYTHSENPAPLPPQGMIVQPEMHLPHPGLHPHQTPAPMANPGLYPPPVSMPPGQPPPQQLLATTYFSPPGVMNFGNPGYPYPPGALPPPPPPHLYSNTQAQSQVYGGVTYYNTVQQQVQPKPSPPRRTSQPVTIKPPPPEVVSRAPVNLSF from the exons ATGGCGgaccggcggcggcagcgcgccTCGCAGGACAGCGAGGACGACTCGGACTCGGCCGCCTCCGACAGCGCCGACTCTGCCGCCAGCGCCGCCCGCTCCCGCTCGgcctccggctccggctccggttCGCCGCGGCTGCCGCAccgcccgccgcggggggccGCCGGGGCCCTCAGCGCtgggccgcggggccgcggggccgagAGCGCGGCCGGGGGGGCGGCCAAGAGCGCGCCCGAGTCCGAGTGT GAAAGCGAGGATGGCATCGAAGGAGATG CTGTACTCTCAGATTACGAAAGCGCAGAAGACTCGGAG gcagaggaagaggattACAGCGAGGAAGAAAGTGCCAAGGTGGAGCTGAAGCAGGATAGTAATGATTCCTGTGAGTCAGCggcaaaagcagagaaagggGATGAGAAACCTGACTCCAAAGGTGCTGTAACTGGTGAGAGGCAAAGCGGGGACGGGCAG GAGAGCACTGAACCTGTTGAGAATAAGGTTGGGAAGAAAGTTCCCAAGCACCTGGACGACGATGAGGATCGGAAGAACCCGGCTTACATCCCGCGCAAAGGGCTCTTCTTCGAGCACGACCTCCGAGGGCAGAcgcaggaggaggaggtcag GCCGAAGGGTCGTCAGCGGAAGCTGTGGAAGGACGAGGGCCGCTGGGAGCACGACAAATTCCGGGAGGATGAGCAGGCCCCCAAGACCAGGCAGGAGCTGATCGCGCTTTATGGCTATGACATCAGGTCAGCTCACAACCCTGACGACATCAAGCCAAGGAGGATGCGCAAACCAAG gtTTGGGAGTCCTCCTCAGCGAGACCCAAACTGGTCCAATGAGAGACCAAACAAACCCCCGAGGCACCAAGGCGCAGACAGCACTTCAGCTCCACCGCGAACCTTCACCAACAGGAGCTCTGCAGGCACCGGGAGGATGCCCCCGCCTAGGAACTACCCCAGGATGGGAGGCTACAAAGAGACCCGTCCAAGCTACCGAGCTTCAGATGCAAACGTCCAGCATCTGTCTCGAAATGGCGAGCAAGCTAAACAGGAGACCAACTATCGAGCGAAGCGTGCGGAGCAAACCCCACCGCGAGACAAGTCCCCCGAGATGGAAGCGGCCCATGTCCACAGCAGCCCCGTGAAGGATGAGGTTGCTCTGGAAAACCAAGCCACAGCTGCTGATGCTGCACAGCCACCGCCAGACAGACCAATTGAAAAGAAGTCTTATTCCCGAGCAAGAAGGACCAGAATCAAAGCTGGGGATGCGGGGAAGCTGGCAGACGAAGTGCCCGCTTCGGAAGGGCTGGCTCCTGCGCCTCCAAAACCCGTGCAAGCTGAGACGTCCCCCCCACCAGCCAAGAGCAGTAACTGGGAGTCACCAGTAGAACCCAGCTTGGATGGACTCGAGCAAGAGATGACCCAAATGAATCTGACGGAGCAGAACTGGACCCCGGGGCAGTCTCAGTTCATACCGCCCCGGGAGCTGAGGG gtATTCCTAACCATATGCACGTGGGAACTGGGCCACCGCCTCAGTTTAACAGGATGGAGGAGATG GCGGTGCAGGGGGGCCGCGTGAAGCGCTACTCCTCGCAGCGGCAGAGACCACCGGTGCCGGAGCCTGCCCCCCCCATGCACATCAGCATCATGGAAGGGCACTACTACGACCCAC TACAATTCCAGGGACCAATCTACACCCACAGTGAGAACCCGGCCCCGCTTCCGCCCCAGGGGATGATCGTACAGCCAGAAATGCACCTCCCTCATCCAG GTTTACACCCCCACCAGACGCCAGCACCCATGGCAAACCCCGGGCTGTACCCTCCGCCAGTCTCCATGCCCCCGGGCCAGCCCCCGCCGCAGCAGCTGCTCGCAACGACTTACTTCTCCCCTCCTGGAGTCATGAATTTTGGGAATCCTGGCTACCCCTACCCCCCAGGAGCACTgccccctccgccccctcctCACCTCTATTCCAACACGCAG GCGCAGTCCCAGGTGTACGGGGGGGTCACATACTACAACACTGTCCAGCAGCAAGTGCAGCCCAAGCCTTCTCCGCCCCGAAGGACGTCCCAGCCTGTGACTATCAAGCCGCCACCTCCCGAG GTGGTAAGCAGGGCTCCAGTTAATTTGAGTTTCTAA
- the CASC3 gene encoding protein CASC3 isoform X2 — translation MADRRRQRASQDSEDDSDSAASDSADSAASAARSRSASGSGSGSPRLPHRPPRGAAGALSAGPRGRGAESAAGGAAKSAPESECESEDGIEGDAVLSDYESAEDSEAEEEDYSEEESAKVELKQDSNDSCESAAKAEKGDEKPDSKGAVTGERQSGDGQESTEPVENKVGKKVPKHLDDDEDRKNPAYIPRKGLFFEHDLRGQTQEEEVRPKGRQRKLWKDEGRWEHDKFREDEQAPKTRQELIALYGYDIRSAHNPDDIKPRRMRKPRFGSPPQRDPNWSNERPNKPPRHQGADSTSAPPRTFTNRSSAGTGRMPPPRNYPRMGGYKETRPSYRASDANVQHLSRNGEQAKQETNYRAKRAEQTPPRDKSPEMEAAHVHSSPVKDEVALENQATAADAAQPPPDRPIEKKSYSRARRTRIKAGDAGKLADEVPASEGLAPAPPKPVQAETSPPPAKSSNWESPVEPSLDGLEQEMTQMNLTEQNWTPGQSQFIPPRELRGIPNHMHVGTGPPPQFNRMEEMAVQGGRVKRYSSQRQRPPVPEPAPPMHISIMEGHYYDPLQFQGPIYTHSENPAPLPPQGMIVQPEMHLPHPGLHPHQTPAPMANPGLYPPPVSMPPGQPPPQQLLATTYFSPPGVMNFGNPGYPYPPGALPPPPPPHLYSNTQAQSQVYGGVTYYNTVQQQVQPKPSPPRRTSQPVTIKPPPPELLVAGGKQGSS, via the exons ATGGCGgaccggcggcggcagcgcgccTCGCAGGACAGCGAGGACGACTCGGACTCGGCCGCCTCCGACAGCGCCGACTCTGCCGCCAGCGCCGCCCGCTCCCGCTCGgcctccggctccggctccggttCGCCGCGGCTGCCGCAccgcccgccgcggggggccGCCGGGGCCCTCAGCGCtgggccgcggggccgcggggccgagAGCGCGGCCGGGGGGGCGGCCAAGAGCGCGCCCGAGTCCGAGTGT GAAAGCGAGGATGGCATCGAAGGAGATG CTGTACTCTCAGATTACGAAAGCGCAGAAGACTCGGAG gcagaggaagaggattACAGCGAGGAAGAAAGTGCCAAGGTGGAGCTGAAGCAGGATAGTAATGATTCCTGTGAGTCAGCggcaaaagcagagaaagggGATGAGAAACCTGACTCCAAAGGTGCTGTAACTGGTGAGAGGCAAAGCGGGGACGGGCAG GAGAGCACTGAACCTGTTGAGAATAAGGTTGGGAAGAAAGTTCCCAAGCACCTGGACGACGATGAGGATCGGAAGAACCCGGCTTACATCCCGCGCAAAGGGCTCTTCTTCGAGCACGACCTCCGAGGGCAGAcgcaggaggaggaggtcag GCCGAAGGGTCGTCAGCGGAAGCTGTGGAAGGACGAGGGCCGCTGGGAGCACGACAAATTCCGGGAGGATGAGCAGGCCCCCAAGACCAGGCAGGAGCTGATCGCGCTTTATGGCTATGACATCAGGTCAGCTCACAACCCTGACGACATCAAGCCAAGGAGGATGCGCAAACCAAG gtTTGGGAGTCCTCCTCAGCGAGACCCAAACTGGTCCAATGAGAGACCAAACAAACCCCCGAGGCACCAAGGCGCAGACAGCACTTCAGCTCCACCGCGAACCTTCACCAACAGGAGCTCTGCAGGCACCGGGAGGATGCCCCCGCCTAGGAACTACCCCAGGATGGGAGGCTACAAAGAGACCCGTCCAAGCTACCGAGCTTCAGATGCAAACGTCCAGCATCTGTCTCGAAATGGCGAGCAAGCTAAACAGGAGACCAACTATCGAGCGAAGCGTGCGGAGCAAACCCCACCGCGAGACAAGTCCCCCGAGATGGAAGCGGCCCATGTCCACAGCAGCCCCGTGAAGGATGAGGTTGCTCTGGAAAACCAAGCCACAGCTGCTGATGCTGCACAGCCACCGCCAGACAGACCAATTGAAAAGAAGTCTTATTCCCGAGCAAGAAGGACCAGAATCAAAGCTGGGGATGCGGGGAAGCTGGCAGACGAAGTGCCCGCTTCGGAAGGGCTGGCTCCTGCGCCTCCAAAACCCGTGCAAGCTGAGACGTCCCCCCCACCAGCCAAGAGCAGTAACTGGGAGTCACCAGTAGAACCCAGCTTGGATGGACTCGAGCAAGAGATGACCCAAATGAATCTGACGGAGCAGAACTGGACCCCGGGGCAGTCTCAGTTCATACCGCCCCGGGAGCTGAGGG gtATTCCTAACCATATGCACGTGGGAACTGGGCCACCGCCTCAGTTTAACAGGATGGAGGAGATG GCGGTGCAGGGGGGCCGCGTGAAGCGCTACTCCTCGCAGCGGCAGAGACCACCGGTGCCGGAGCCTGCCCCCCCCATGCACATCAGCATCATGGAAGGGCACTACTACGACCCAC TACAATTCCAGGGACCAATCTACACCCACAGTGAGAACCCGGCCCCGCTTCCGCCCCAGGGGATGATCGTACAGCCAGAAATGCACCTCCCTCATCCAG GTTTACACCCCCACCAGACGCCAGCACCCATGGCAAACCCCGGGCTGTACCCTCCGCCAGTCTCCATGCCCCCGGGCCAGCCCCCGCCGCAGCAGCTGCTCGCAACGACTTACTTCTCCCCTCCTGGAGTCATGAATTTTGGGAATCCTGGCTACCCCTACCCCCCAGGAGCACTgccccctccgccccctcctCACCTCTATTCCAACACGCAG GCGCAGTCCCAGGTGTACGGGGGGGTCACATACTACAACACTGTCCAGCAGCAAGTGCAGCCCAAGCCTTCTCCGCCCCGAAGGACGTCCCAGCCTGTGACTATCAAGCCGCCACCTCCCGAG CTTCTCGTTGCAGGTGGTAAGCAGGGCTCCAGTTAA
- the CASC3 gene encoding protein CASC3 isoform X1, which yields MADRRRQRASQDSEDDSDSAASDSADSAASAARSRSASGSGSGSPRLPHRPPRGAAGALSAGPRGRGAESAAGGAAKSAPESECESEDGIEGDAVLSDYESAEDSEAEEEDYSEEESAKVELKQDSNDSCESAAKAEKGDEKPDSKGAVTGERQSGDGQESTEPVENKVGKKVPKHLDDDEDRKNPAYIPRKGLFFEHDLRGQTQEEEVRPKGRQRKLWKDEGRWEHDKFREDEQAPKTRQELIALYGYDIRSAHNPDDIKPRRMRKPRFGSPPQRDPNWSNERPNKPPRHQGADSTSAPPRTFTNRSSAGTGRMPPPRNYPRMGGYKETRPSYRASDANVQHLSRNGEQAKQETNYRAKRAEQTPPRDKSPEMEAAHVHSSPVKDEVALENQATAADAAQPPPDRPIEKKSYSRARRTRIKAGDAGKLADEVPASEGLAPAPPKPVQAETSPPPAKSSNWESPVEPSLDGLEQEMTQMNLTEQNWTPGQSQFIPPRELRGIPNHMHVGTGPPPQFNRMEEMAVQGGRVKRYSSQRQRPPVPEPAPPMHISIMEGHYYDPLQFQGPIYTHSENPAPLPPQGMIVQPEMHLPHPGLHPHQTPAPMANPGLYPPPVSMPPGQPPPQQLLATTYFSPPGVMNFGNPGYPYPPGALPPPPPPHLYSNTQAQSQVYGGVTYYNTVQQQVQPKPSPPRRTSQPVTIKPPPPEDNKGEKSKERSNT from the exons ATGGCGgaccggcggcggcagcgcgccTCGCAGGACAGCGAGGACGACTCGGACTCGGCCGCCTCCGACAGCGCCGACTCTGCCGCCAGCGCCGCCCGCTCCCGCTCGgcctccggctccggctccggttCGCCGCGGCTGCCGCAccgcccgccgcggggggccGCCGGGGCCCTCAGCGCtgggccgcggggccgcggggccgagAGCGCGGCCGGGGGGGCGGCCAAGAGCGCGCCCGAGTCCGAGTGT GAAAGCGAGGATGGCATCGAAGGAGATG CTGTACTCTCAGATTACGAAAGCGCAGAAGACTCGGAG gcagaggaagaggattACAGCGAGGAAGAAAGTGCCAAGGTGGAGCTGAAGCAGGATAGTAATGATTCCTGTGAGTCAGCggcaaaagcagagaaagggGATGAGAAACCTGACTCCAAAGGTGCTGTAACTGGTGAGAGGCAAAGCGGGGACGGGCAG GAGAGCACTGAACCTGTTGAGAATAAGGTTGGGAAGAAAGTTCCCAAGCACCTGGACGACGATGAGGATCGGAAGAACCCGGCTTACATCCCGCGCAAAGGGCTCTTCTTCGAGCACGACCTCCGAGGGCAGAcgcaggaggaggaggtcag GCCGAAGGGTCGTCAGCGGAAGCTGTGGAAGGACGAGGGCCGCTGGGAGCACGACAAATTCCGGGAGGATGAGCAGGCCCCCAAGACCAGGCAGGAGCTGATCGCGCTTTATGGCTATGACATCAGGTCAGCTCACAACCCTGACGACATCAAGCCAAGGAGGATGCGCAAACCAAG gtTTGGGAGTCCTCCTCAGCGAGACCCAAACTGGTCCAATGAGAGACCAAACAAACCCCCGAGGCACCAAGGCGCAGACAGCACTTCAGCTCCACCGCGAACCTTCACCAACAGGAGCTCTGCAGGCACCGGGAGGATGCCCCCGCCTAGGAACTACCCCAGGATGGGAGGCTACAAAGAGACCCGTCCAAGCTACCGAGCTTCAGATGCAAACGTCCAGCATCTGTCTCGAAATGGCGAGCAAGCTAAACAGGAGACCAACTATCGAGCGAAGCGTGCGGAGCAAACCCCACCGCGAGACAAGTCCCCCGAGATGGAAGCGGCCCATGTCCACAGCAGCCCCGTGAAGGATGAGGTTGCTCTGGAAAACCAAGCCACAGCTGCTGATGCTGCACAGCCACCGCCAGACAGACCAATTGAAAAGAAGTCTTATTCCCGAGCAAGAAGGACCAGAATCAAAGCTGGGGATGCGGGGAAGCTGGCAGACGAAGTGCCCGCTTCGGAAGGGCTGGCTCCTGCGCCTCCAAAACCCGTGCAAGCTGAGACGTCCCCCCCACCAGCCAAGAGCAGTAACTGGGAGTCACCAGTAGAACCCAGCTTGGATGGACTCGAGCAAGAGATGACCCAAATGAATCTGACGGAGCAGAACTGGACCCCGGGGCAGTCTCAGTTCATACCGCCCCGGGAGCTGAGGG gtATTCCTAACCATATGCACGTGGGAACTGGGCCACCGCCTCAGTTTAACAGGATGGAGGAGATG GCGGTGCAGGGGGGCCGCGTGAAGCGCTACTCCTCGCAGCGGCAGAGACCACCGGTGCCGGAGCCTGCCCCCCCCATGCACATCAGCATCATGGAAGGGCACTACTACGACCCAC TACAATTCCAGGGACCAATCTACACCCACAGTGAGAACCCGGCCCCGCTTCCGCCCCAGGGGATGATCGTACAGCCAGAAATGCACCTCCCTCATCCAG GTTTACACCCCCACCAGACGCCAGCACCCATGGCAAACCCCGGGCTGTACCCTCCGCCAGTCTCCATGCCCCCGGGCCAGCCCCCGCCGCAGCAGCTGCTCGCAACGACTTACTTCTCCCCTCCTGGAGTCATGAATTTTGGGAATCCTGGCTACCCCTACCCCCCAGGAGCACTgccccctccgccccctcctCACCTCTATTCCAACACGCAG GCGCAGTCCCAGGTGTACGGGGGGGTCACATACTACAACACTGTCCAGCAGCAAGTGCAGCCCAAGCCTTCTCCGCCCCGAAGGACGTCCCAGCCTGTGACTATCAAGCCGCCACCTCCCGAG GACAACAAAGGTGAAAAATCAAAGGAGAGGAGCAACACGTAG
- the RAPGEFL1 gene encoding rap guanine nucleotide exchange factor-like 1, with the protein MKPLEKLLKKPGSHLPARPAAAPAPAPGQGSAPAPRRQSLSRPPASPEEPAGPAGPQPGGEGRWLELRPPEAPLRSPEEPSPAGDRDREPPSPEPPPAARCCCGCGCAPAAPAPPERLLAALLERLPADGGHGRGCGAESLLDDIVLTHSLFLPTERFLQQLHQHFVLAVGSPPPRWEEGAGLRRKRAVLAVLLHFLETYKGLLQEEESAGKVIKELYLLIMKDTSLYHDLEDEILKLHQLVETVELKVADETPPPNKQVKPLFRHFRRIDSCLQTRVAFRGSDEIFCRVYMPDHSYVTIRSRLSASVQDILASVTEKLQYSEEQSAREDALILVTMASSGEKAVLQPSEECVFTTLGINSHLFACTRDTFDSLVPLPEEIQVVPGDTEIHRAEPEEVANHLTAFHWELFRCIHELEFVDYVFHGERGRRETANLELLLQRCSEVQHWVGTELLLCESLGKRAHLLKKLIKIAAICKQNQDMLSFYAVVIGLNNAAISRLRLTWEKLPGKFKNLFRKFENLTDPCRNHKTYREVLAKMKPPLIPFVPLILKDLTFLHEGSKTLLDGLVNVEKLHCIAEKVRTIRKYRSRPLCLELEASPSQLQTKAYVRQLRVIDNQNLLFELSYKLEPGSQ; encoded by the exons ATGAAGCCGCTGGAGAAGTTACTGAAGAAGCCGGGCTCGCacctgcccgcccgccccgccgccgccccggcaccggcaccggggcAGGGATCGGCACCGGCACCGCGGCGGCAGAGCCTGTCGCGCCCGCCCGCGTCCCCCGAGGAaccggcggggccggcggggccgcagCCGGGGGGCGAGGGCCGGTGGTTGGAGCTACGACCGCCCGAGGCTCCTCTCCGCTCCCCCGAGGAACCGTCCCCGGCTGGCGACCGGGACCGGGAGCCGCCGagcccggagccgccgcccgccgcccgctgcTGCTGCGGTTGCGGCTgcgcccccgccgctcccgccccccccGAGCGGCTCCTGGCCGCGCTCCTGGAGCGGCTGCCGGCGGACGGCGGGCACGGCCGCGGCTGCGGAGCAG AGTCGCTGCTGGACGACATCGTGCTCACACACTCGCTCTTCCTGCCCACCGAGcgcttcctgcagcagctgcaccaGCA CTTCGTGCTGGCGGTGGGCAGCCCCCCGCCGCGCTGGGAGGAGGGGGCCGGGCTGCGGCGCAAGCGGGCAGTGCTGGCCGTGCTGCTGCATTTCCTCGAGACCTACaaggggctgctgcaggaggaggagagcgccGGGAAGGTGATCAAG GAGCTCTACCTGCTCATCATGAAGGACACGTCCCTCTACCATGACCTGGAGGATGAAATCCTGAAGCTGCACCAGCTCGTGGAGACCGTGGAGCTcaa GGTGGCCGACGAGACGCCCCCCCCGAACAAGCAGGTGAAGCCGCTGTTCAGGCACTTTCGCCGCATCGACTCGTGCCTGCAGACGCGGGTGGCTTTCCGGGGCTCGGACGAGA TTTTCTGCCGCGTGTACATGCCCGACCACTCGTACGTCACCATCCGCAGCCGCCTCTCGGCCTCGGTGCAGGACATCCTGGCCTCTGTCACCGAGAAGCTGCAGTACTCAGAGGAGCAGAGCGCCCGCGAGGACGCCCTCATCCTCGTCACCATGGCCTCGTCCGGAG AGAAAGCGGTGCTGCAGCCCAGCGAGGAGTGTGTGTTCACCACGCTGGGCATCAACAGCCACCTCTTCGCCTGCACCAGGGACACCTTCGACTCCCTG GTGCCGCTGCCCGAGGAGATCCAGGTGGTCCCGGGGGACACGGAGATTCACCGCGCGGAGCCGGAGGAAGTCGCCAACCACCTCACGGCCTTCCACTGGGAGCTCTTCCGCTGCATCCACGAG CTGGAGTTCGTGGATTACGTGTTCcacggggagcggggccggcgggaAACGGCCaacctggagctgctgctgcagcggtGCAGCGAGGTGCAGCACTGGGTGGGCACCGAGCTGCTGCTCTGCGAGTCGCTGGGCAAGCGCGCCCACCTCCTCAAGAAGCTCATCAAGATTGCTGCCAT ATGCAAGCAGAACCAGGACATGCTTTCCTTCTACGCCGTCGTCATCGGGCTCAACAACGCCGCCATCAGCCGCCTGCGCCTCACCTGGGAG AAACTCCCGGGGAAATTCAAGAACCTGTTTCGGAAGTTCGAGAACCTGACG GACCCCTGCAGGAACCACAAGACCTACCGGGAGGTGCTGGCTAAGATGAAACCCCCCCTCATCCCCTTCGTGCCGCTCATCCTCAAAG ATCTGACCTTCCTGCACGAAGGCAGCAAGACCCTCCTGGACGGGCTGGTCAACGTCGAGAAGCTG cactgcaTCGCCGAGAAAGTGAGGACCATCCGCAAGTACCGGAGCCGCCCGCTCT GCCTGGAGCTGGAGGCCTCCCCCAGCCAGCTGCAGACCAAGGCCTACGTGCGGCAGCTGCGGGTCATCGACAACCAGAACCTGCTCTTCGAGCTCTCCTACAAGCTGGAGCCCGGCAGCCAGTGA